The following are from one region of the Staphylococcus schleiferi genome:
- a CDS encoding GntR family transcriptional regulator: MEFPKKWLTEVSKGEAIAAQIRLDIINGDRSAEQILTENQVAAEFHVSRSPVRDAFKILKQERLIRLERMGAEIVPFTEQQRQELTDIRLMIESFAFTKVVQRDDLDTIVRAMYQALEMMKVSLKFEDAISFTENDLNFHETMVRACEHHYLTHLWKQMKPTMLCMIYISMQRRMDTNVIDFKRIITNHELFVKAIEAQDRKKMYQAFELNFKDLNDDIGAFWAQ, encoded by the coding sequence ATGGAATTTCCAAAAAAATGGTTAACAGAAGTATCAAAAGGCGAAGCAATCGCGGCACAAATACGCCTTGATATTATTAACGGGGATCGCTCAGCAGAACAGATTTTAACTGAAAATCAAGTGGCTGCTGAATTTCATGTGAGTCGTTCACCTGTTAGAGATGCATTTAAAATTTTAAAACAAGAGCGCTTGATTCGCTTAGAACGTATGGGAGCAGAAATTGTTCCTTTTACAGAGCAGCAACGACAGGAATTGACGGATATACGGTTAATGATTGAATCATTTGCTTTTACAAAGGTCGTTCAACGTGATGATTTGGATACAATTGTGCGAGCGATGTATCAAGCGCTTGAAATGATGAAAGTAAGCTTGAAGTTTGAAGATGCGATAAGCTTTACGGAAAATGATTTAAACTTCCATGAAACTATGGTACGGGCATGTGAACATCATTATTTAACACACTTATGGAAACAAATGAAGCCGACAATGCTTTGTATGATTTATATCAGTATGCAGCGCAGAATGGACACAAATGTCATCGATTTTAAGCGAATTATTACGAACCATGAACTCTTTGTAAAAGCCATTGAAGCACAAGATAGAAAAAAGATGTATCAAGCATTTGAGCTGAATTTTAAAGATTTAAATGATGATATCGGTGCTTTTTGGGCACAGTAG
- the gntK gene encoding gluconokinase, with translation MKDFMMGVDIGTTSTKAVLYRTNGRIQLKKQIEYPLLTPEVDISEQDPEVIFKAVIETIQSVLIESEVSSEDVAFISFSAQMHSLLLIDENNQPLTNSMTWADNRARFATEDLRKHYEGHEIYKRTGTPLHAMSPLSKLWWLKNESLDLFNQARYFVDIKSYVLFRLTGEWVMDESIASATGLYHLKNRDWDSSVLDLLNISASQLPRLVETTKVLTIENNFTVQQLGLSIQTPIVVGASDGVLSNLGVNSIEKGEVAITIGTSGAIRTVVDHPVIDEKGRIFCYVLDEHHYVIGGPVNNGGVVLKWLRDELLASEIETAKRLGIDTYDVMSRIAQTVPPGSNGLLFHPYLTGERAPLWDSNARGSFIGLTLSHKKEHMIRAVMEGVLFNLYTVFLALVEVMEEVPQKIKATGGFSKSHLWRQMMADIFDCTVEIPKSYESSCLGACVLGLKALNHIEDYSIVETWMGATHQHVPHDKNVNLYQELASAFIQISRDLNYAYQTLSQFQNQLKDK, from the coding sequence ATGAAAGATTTTATGATGGGTGTAGATATTGGTACGACGAGCACAAAAGCGGTCTTATATCGTACGAATGGACGTATACAATTAAAAAAACAAATTGAATACCCATTACTGACACCTGAAGTAGATATTTCTGAACAAGATCCGGAAGTGATTTTTAAAGCAGTGATTGAAACGATACAGTCCGTTTTAATTGAAAGTGAAGTTTCGAGTGAAGACGTTGCATTTATTTCATTCAGCGCACAAATGCACAGTCTTTTACTTATTGATGAAAATAACCAACCTTTAACAAACAGTATGACATGGGCAGACAATCGTGCTCGTTTTGCTACTGAAGACTTGCGTAAGCATTATGAGGGCCATGAGATTTATAAACGTACAGGCACGCCACTTCATGCGATGTCACCACTTTCTAAACTGTGGTGGTTAAAAAATGAGTCTCTAGATCTTTTTAATCAAGCACGTTACTTTGTAGATATTAAGTCATATGTATTATTCAGATTAACTGGAGAATGGGTGATGGATGAATCTATTGCTTCAGCCACAGGGCTCTATCATTTGAAAAATAGAGATTGGGACTCATCCGTTTTAGATTTACTAAATATCTCAGCTTCCCAACTACCACGATTGGTAGAAACTACCAAAGTATTAACTATAGAAAATAATTTTACTGTCCAACAACTTGGTCTTTCAATTCAAACACCGATTGTTGTTGGGGCGAGCGATGGCGTTCTTTCTAATTTAGGTGTCAATAGTATAGAAAAAGGAGAAGTCGCCATCACGATTGGGACATCGGGTGCAATACGAACGGTAGTTGACCATCCAGTTATAGATGAAAAGGGACGTATATTTTGCTATGTCCTTGATGAACATCATTATGTTATTGGAGGACCCGTTAATAATGGTGGTGTTGTGTTGAAATGGTTAAGAGACGAGTTGCTTGCCAGTGAAATTGAAACAGCAAAGCGACTCGGAATTGATACATACGATGTCATGTCCCGTATTGCACAAACTGTGCCGCCCGGTTCAAATGGTTTACTTTTTCATCCTTATCTGACAGGTGAACGCGCGCCGTTGTGGGATTCTAATGCGCGAGGCTCTTTTATTGGTCTAACGTTGTCACATAAAAAAGAGCATATGATACGCGCTGTAATGGAAGGTGTCTTGTTTAATCTTTACACAGTATTTTTAGCTTTAGTTGAAGTCATGGAGGAAGTCCCTCAAAAAATTAAGGCGACAGGTGGATTTTCAAAAAGTCATTTATGGAGACAAATGATGGCTGATATTTTTGATTGTACAGTAGAAATTCCTAAAAGTTATGAGAGTTCATGTCTCGGCGCTTGTGTTTTAGGTTTAAAAGCGCTCAATCATATTGAAGATTATTCTATCGTTGAAACATGGATGGGCGCTACCCACCAACATGTCCCTCATGATAAGAATGTCAATCTCTATCAAGAATTAGCATCTGCTTTTATACAGATTAGTCGTGATTTGAATTATGCTTATCAAACTTTATCTCAATTTCAAAATCAGTTAAAAGATAAATAG